The stretch of DNA CATTCATTCAAGAAATCTTGCAAGCGATTTGCAATTTCTTTCAAACAATTTTCAAACAGCAATAATTGCTGCACATCCACATAAGAGTTCTCAAAATCTTCAAGGTTTTACAAACCTTGAAAAGTTGAACATCTGCATTGTTTTCGGAAACGAAGGTACTGGAATTTCACAAAACATTCTCGATATTTGTGCCGAAAAAATTATTATTCCAATGATGAATGAAACGGATTCCATCAATGTTGCAAGCGCAGTAGCGGTCATATTGTGGGAAATACGACAAAGGTTTGGAATGGTGAAGTAGAAGAGAGAGAAGAAATAATTTTCTCATAGAGTTTACTCGGCAACGCCATTTCAAAATAAAACAAATGTTCTTCATGCAATTGAAATCTATCAAAAAAACTTCTGCAAATAACCTCACAATGACGTGGAGTGATGAGCACGTAAGTAAGTTCGATACAAATTATTTACGCGAACATTGTCCTTGCGCAAGTTGCCAAGGAGAAACCGTGCTGTTTCAAACATACGTTCCCGAAAAAAAAGA from Ignavibacteria bacterium encodes:
- a CDS encoding DUF971 domain-containing protein; protein product: MFFMQLKSIKKTSANNLTMTWSDEHVSKFDTNYLREHCPCASCQGETVLFQTYVPEKKELLPEHNVVKAISPVGNYAIKILWGDGHDSGLYTFEYLRKLCTCNDCRKNGF